A genome region from Mugil cephalus isolate CIBA_MC_2020 chromosome 13, CIBA_Mcephalus_1.1, whole genome shotgun sequence includes the following:
- the tm9sf3 gene encoding transmembrane 9 superfamily member 3, whose amino-acid sequence MGSPRWKVAAAVFLAIAGSLLPVDADEHDHTYTDKEEVVLWMNTVGPYHNRQETYKYFSLPFCAGSKKTISHYHETLGEALQGVELEFSGLDIKFKDEVMQTTYCEIDMDKAKRDAFVYAIKNHYWYQMYIDDLPIWGIVGEADENGEEHYLWTYKKLEIGFNGNRIVDVNLTSESKSRLVPNTKIPMSYSVKWKKSDVKFEDRFDKYLDPSFFQHRIHWFSIFNSFMMVIFLVGLVSMILMRTLRKDYARYSKEEEMDDMDRDLGDEYGWKQVHGDVFRPSSHPLIFSSLIGSGCQIFSVSLIVIIVAMVEDLYTERGSMLSTAIFVYAATSPVNGYFGGSLYAKQGGRRWIKQMFIGAFLIPAMVCGTAFFINFIAIYYHASRAIPFGTMVAVCCICFFVILPLNLVGTILGRNLSGQPNFPCRVNAVPRPIPEKKWFMEPAVIVCLGGILPFGSIFIEMYFIFTSFWAYKIYYVYGFMMLVLVILCIVTVCVTIVCTYFLLNAEDYRWQWTSFLSAASTAVYVYMYSFYYYFFKTKMYGLFQTSFYFGYMAVFSTALGIMCGAVGYMGTSAFVRKIYTNVKID is encoded by the exons TACACAGATAAGGAGGAAGTAGTTTTATGGATGAACACGGTGGGGCCTTACCACAACCGACAGGAGACGTACAAGTATTTCTCTTTGCCCTTCTGCGCGGGGTCCAAGAAGACCATCAGTCACTACCATGAAACGCTCGGCGAAGCCCTGCAGGGAGTGGAGCTGGAATTCAGCGGCCTGGACATAAAGTTCAAAG ACGAGGTCATGCAGACAACATACTGCGAAATCGACATGGACAAAGCCAAACGGGACGCCTTCGTCTACGCCATAAAGAATCACTACTGGTACCAAATGTACATAGACGACCTGCCGATCTGGG gtatTGTTGGCGAGGCGGACGAAAATGGAGAAGAGCATTACCTGTGGACATATAAGAAACTGGAGATCGGCTTTAACGGCAATAGGATTGTGGATGTAAATCTGACCAGCGAAAGCAAATCCAGACTCGTCCCAAACACAAAAATCCCAATGTCCTATTCG GTGAAATGGAAGAAGTCGGACGTAAAGTTTGAAGACAGATTCGACAAGTACCTGGATCCATCCTTCTTTCAGCACAGg ATTCACTGGTTTTCCATCTTCAACTCCTTCATGATGGTCATTTTCCTGGTGGGTCTGGTGTCAATGATCCTGATGAGGACGCTAAGAAAGGATTACGCCAGATAcagcaaagaggaggaaatggatgACATG GACAGAGACCTGGGAGACGAGTACGGGTGGAAGCAGGTGCACGGGGACGTGTTCAGGCCGTCCAGCCACCCGCTCATCTTCTCCTCGCTCATCGGCTCCGGCTGCCAGATCTTCTCCGTGTCCctcatcgtcatcatcgtcgCTATGGTTGAGGATCTGTACACAGA GAGAGGATCCATGTTGAGCACGGCCATTTTTGTGTACGCTGCAACCTCGCCCGTCAATGGCTACTTTGGGGGAAGTTTGTATGCAAAACAAGGAG GCAGGAGATGGATTAAACAAATGTTCATCGGGGCCTTTTTGATCCCGGCCATGGTGTGCGGCACGGCCTTCTTCATCAACTTCATCGCCATCTACTACCACGCTTCGAGAGCCATCCCGTTCGGCACCATG GTTGCCGTCTGCTGCATCTGCTTCTTTGTCATCCTGCCACTTAACCTGGTGGGAACGATCCTGGGGAGGAATCTGTCCGGCCAGCCCAACTTCCCCTGCAGAGTGAACGCCGTGCCGCGGCCGATCCCCGAGAAGAAATG GTTCATGGAGCCGGCTGTCATCGTGTGTCTCGGAGGAATCCTGCCGTTCGGCTCCATTTTCATAGAGAT GTACTTCATCTTCACGTCTTTCTGGGCCTACAAAATCTACTACGTGTACGGCTTCATGATGCTGGTCCTGGTCATCCTGTGCATCGTGACCGTGTGCGTCACCATCGTGTGCACGTACTTCCTGCTCAACGCCGAGGACTACAGATG GCAATGGACAagcttcctctctgctgcatccactgctgtttatgtttacatgtactcCTTTTACTACTATTTCTTCAAAACTAA gatgTACGGGCTGTTCCAGACATCCTTCTACTTCGGCTACATGGCTGTTTTCAGCACCGCCCTGGGAATCATGTGTG GCGCCGTTGGCTACATGGGAACAAGTGCCTTCGTGAGGAAGATCTACACAAATGTGAAAATTGACTAA
- the sfxn4 gene encoding sideroflexin-4 isoform X1 → MDPYLLFWRSRDQSFFSRVKTWFDLLEPSNLLASNPEIQNAHSRLTSGETLNKKDDSDLMLSLASVHADSGTVIPLIFRPPALFPIAGPVVVASFLPHTQVKIALFWQFLLQSYSAGFNYTHRNTSAEQRGKKLPMKELLLIAGTVSYTTCAGALPQILVNRLGVRSPPAQIFLRSWLPIPLSAALAFFNVLTVRSDEADAGIQVFDYSGKPVGISKAAGEKAVRETAISRALLLGVTAALPYMLVSLLERTRFFQRNSLLVAPVRNVSGVFVFALMLPVSLGLFPQLGTIKREMLEKELQAATVSTKLFYHRGV, encoded by the exons ATGGATCCTTATCTGTTGTTCTGGAGGTCACGGGACCAG tctttCTTCAGTCGAGTGAAGACCTGGTTTGATCTCCTGGAACCCTCCAACCTGCTCGCCTCTAAt CCCGAAATACAGAATGCGCACTCTCGCCTCACAAGTGGAGAGACACTCAACAAGAAG gATGACTCTGATCTGATGCTCTCACTT GCGTCCGTCCACGCTGACTCTGGCACCGTTATTCCGTTAATTTTCCGCCCTCCAG CGTTATTTCCAATAGCAGGACCAGTG GTTGTCGCCAGCTTTTTACCACATACACAAGTCAAAATTGCTCTGTTCTGGCAG tttctgctgcagagtTACAGCGCTGGGTTCAACTATACACACAGAAATACCTCAGCGGAGCAG CGGGGTAAGAAGTTGCCTATGAAGGAGCTGCTGTTGATCGCTGGGACAGTTTCATACACGACGTGTGCAGGC gcCCTTCCTCAGATCCTCGTTAACCGGCTGGGTGTAAGAAGCCCACCAGCCCAGATTTTCTTGAGGTCATGGTTACCGATCCCACTCTCAG CTGCCTTGGCCTTCTTCAACGTGTTAACCGTGAGGAGCGACGAGGCGGACGCCGGGATCCAAGTGTTCGACTACAGTGGGAAACCTGTCGGCATCTCGAAAGCGGCGGGAGAAAAG GCCGTGAGGGAAACTGCGATATCACGAGCTTTGCTGCTCGGTGTGACCGCTGCTCTTCCTTATATGCTGGTTTCGCTTTTAGAAAG AACAAGATTTTTCCAGAGGAACTCTCTGCTCGTCGCTCCCGTCCGTAACGTCAGCGGCGTGTTCGTCTTCGCCCTGATGCTTCCCGTCTCGCTCGGCCTCTTCCCACAGCTGGGAACG ATAAAGAGGGAGATGCtggagaaggagctgcaggCCGCGACCGTCAGCACAAAGTTGTTCTACCACAGAGGAGTGTGA
- the prdx3 gene encoding thioredoxin-dependent peroxide reductase, mitochondrial, whose protein sequence is MAATIGRLLRTSARVAAGGLKATASCQHGVSGAARVLSTPALQTSCFSTSSSRWAAAVTQPAPAFKGTAVVNGEFKDLSLSDFKGKYLVLFFYPLDFTFVCPTEIISFSDKANEFRDVNCAVVGVSVDSHFTHLAWTNTSRKAGGLGKIHIPLLSDLTKQISRDYGVLLENPGIALRGLFIIDPNGVVKHMSVNDLPVGRSVEETLRLVKAFQYVETHGEVCPASWTPHSPTIKPTPEGSKEYFQKVN, encoded by the exons ATGGCAGCCACCATAGGAAGACTGCTCAGGACCTCT GCACGCGTTGCAGCAGGAGGGCTGAAAGCCACAGCCTCCTGTCAACATGGAGTCTCTGGGGCTGCACGAGTCCTCTCCACTCCTGCACTTCAGACTTCCTGTTTCTCCACCA GCTCTTCCAGATGGGCGGCCGCTGTCACTCAGCCTGCTCCCGCTTTTAAGGGCACAGCTGTCGTCAATGGGGAGTTCAAGGATCTGAGCCTCTCGGACTTCAAGGGAAAATACCTGGTCCTCTTCTTCTACCCACTGGactt tACGTTCGTGTGCCCGACAGAGATCATCTCGTTCAGCGACAAGGCCAACGAGTTCCGTGACGTCAACTGTGCGGTGGTGGGAGTGTCTGTGGACTCTCACTTCACCCACCTGGCGTGGACCAATACTTCACGAAAG GCTGGAGGCCTGGGCAAAATCCACATCCCCCTTCTGTCAGACCTCACCAAGCAGATCTCTAGAGACTACGGTGTGCTGCTGGAGAATCCAGGCATCGCACTGAG ggGCCTGTTCATTATCGATCCGAACGGCGTGGTGAAGCACATGAGCGTGAACGACCTGCCCGTGGGCCGCAGCGTGGAGGAGACCCTTCGTTTGGTGAAGGCCTTCCAGTATGTGGAGACCCACGGAGAGGTTTGTCCAGCCAGCTGGACCCCGCACTCCCCCACA atCAAACCGACCCCAGAGGGATCCAAGGAGTACTTCCAGAAAGTCAACTGA
- the sfxn4 gene encoding sideroflexin-4 isoform X2 encodes MDPYLLFWRSRDQSFFSRVKTWFDLLEPSNLLASNPEIQNAHSRLTSGETLNKKDDSDLMLSLASVHADSGTVIPLIFRPPALFPIAGPVVVASFLPHTQVKIALFWQFLLQSYSAGFNYTHRNTSAEQGKKLPMKELLLIAGTVSYTTCAGALPQILVNRLGVRSPPAQIFLRSWLPIPLSAALAFFNVLTVRSDEADAGIQVFDYSGKPVGISKAAGEKAVRETAISRALLLGVTAALPYMLVSLLERTRFFQRNSLLVAPVRNVSGVFVFALMLPVSLGLFPQLGTIKREMLEKELQAATVSTKLFYHRGV; translated from the exons ATGGATCCTTATCTGTTGTTCTGGAGGTCACGGGACCAG tctttCTTCAGTCGAGTGAAGACCTGGTTTGATCTCCTGGAACCCTCCAACCTGCTCGCCTCTAAt CCCGAAATACAGAATGCGCACTCTCGCCTCACAAGTGGAGAGACACTCAACAAGAAG gATGACTCTGATCTGATGCTCTCACTT GCGTCCGTCCACGCTGACTCTGGCACCGTTATTCCGTTAATTTTCCGCCCTCCAG CGTTATTTCCAATAGCAGGACCAGTG GTTGTCGCCAGCTTTTTACCACATACACAAGTCAAAATTGCTCTGTTCTGGCAG tttctgctgcagagtTACAGCGCTGGGTTCAACTATACACACAGAAATACCTCAGCGGAGCAG GGTAAGAAGTTGCCTATGAAGGAGCTGCTGTTGATCGCTGGGACAGTTTCATACACGACGTGTGCAGGC gcCCTTCCTCAGATCCTCGTTAACCGGCTGGGTGTAAGAAGCCCACCAGCCCAGATTTTCTTGAGGTCATGGTTACCGATCCCACTCTCAG CTGCCTTGGCCTTCTTCAACGTGTTAACCGTGAGGAGCGACGAGGCGGACGCCGGGATCCAAGTGTTCGACTACAGTGGGAAACCTGTCGGCATCTCGAAAGCGGCGGGAGAAAAG GCCGTGAGGGAAACTGCGATATCACGAGCTTTGCTGCTCGGTGTGACCGCTGCTCTTCCTTATATGCTGGTTTCGCTTTTAGAAAG AACAAGATTTTTCCAGAGGAACTCTCTGCTCGTCGCTCCCGTCCGTAACGTCAGCGGCGTGTTCGTCTTCGCCCTGATGCTTCCCGTCTCGCTCGGCCTCTTCCCACAGCTGGGAACG ATAAAGAGGGAGATGCtggagaaggagctgcaggCCGCGACCGTCAGCACAAAGTTGTTCTACCACAGAGGAGTGTGA